Genomic DNA from Leptotrichia sp. oral taxon 215 str. W9775:
CTCCTTTTTGAAAAGGAACTGACTGATAATAATGTAGAAAAGAGAATAGAAGAAACAATTAAGGAAAATAAGATAAAAAAAGAAGAACATATTGAATTTTTAACATCTTATGTTAATGATATAATTGCAAATGAAGATATTCTTGTGGAAAAAATAAAGGAAATACTTGACGGATGGACATATGAAAGACTAGGAACACTTGAAAAAGTTCTTCTGAAAATATCCTTTTATGAAATTATAATAAAAAAAGTAGGATATGAAATAGCTATAAATGAAGCAGTTGAGCTGGCTAAAAAATATTCTTACGATGACACAAAAGAATTTTTAAATGGAATATTGGCAAAACTTGTAAAACAAAATAATGCCTAGTATTAAAGAGAAATCTGAAAGGAGAAAATTTAAAATGAAGAAACTTCATATATCTTGGCAAAGTTTATTAATCGGAATAGTGTGGTTTGCGGCAACAACATTTTATTTTATTGCTTATCAGAGCGGAACATTATCAGGAAGTATAACAGTTCCTAGAATTATTTCATGGGTTTATGATCTGTTTGGATTTACGGTAGGATCAATAGTACAGTGGATACTTAGCCTTATCTTTATAATTGGTAGTATAAGACCGGTGAAAATAGATAAAAATTCTGATTCCGATGATGAGGAAGAATAGGAAAATAGTCTATAATAACTAAATATTTAATAAAAAAGCATGACTTTAAAGACTTTAATAGTTTTTAGTCATGTTTTTTCTTTTAGTATAAAAAAATCTGTTTCCAGAAATATTTTTACTCTGGAAACAGAAATTCTGATATATGATAAATTTTAGAGATTATTTTATTATTAAACTATTTAGAGTTTGTTTCACCTATTTTTTTACACATGAAGTTTCGATACCTGAAGGTCCTGTAAATAGGGCATCATGTCCACTTGTAAAAAATTCTATGTTGCCTCCTTTTGATGTATATCTAGCACCACTTGCAGAAGTTGCAGATCTTAAGTTGTATACTTTACCTGAACCATCAACAACTCTAGCAGTTTTAGTTGTAGGATATGAAACTTTTATAGTATCAGCACCACAAGTGTAACTTTCAGTTACAACTTTTTTCATAACAGGTTTTTTTACGACTCTTTTTCTTGTGTTTTTAGCTGTTGCAGAAAATCCTAACCCTCCTATCACTGTCATTACAGATAAAATTAACATAGATTTTTTTAATGCTTTCATTTTTTCTCATCTCTCTTCCTTAGTTTTTTTTCTTCGATAAGAATATATCACTTCAAACTTAAAAACTACTTTGTACTGGCTTTTAATTGAATAAAAAAAAACAGTTGAAAAAGATAGTTAAAAATGTTACAGTATAATGATTAATGTAAAATTAAAATAAAAATGAATGGGGGAAAATATGGCTATAAGTGTATATAGTTGTGGTTATTTGGGGATAGAATCATATATTGTGGAAATAGAAACAGATATTTCAAATGGGCTGCCAGTTTTTAATATTGTAGGAATGGGAGACCTTGCAATACTTGAAAGTAAAGAGAGAATAAGAAGCTGTTTTAAGAATATAGGACTTGACTTTCCAGTGAAAAGAGTTCTTGTTAATCTTTCACCTGCTGACATAAAGAAAAAAGGAAGCAGCTTTGACTTGGGAATTTTTTTAGGAATATTGTCAAATATAGGGAAAATAAGAAATATAGAAAACTTTAAAAATTATCTGATATTAGGGGAAATATCACTAAATGGAGAGGTTAAGTCTGTAAAAGGTGCTATAAATGCAACAATCCTTGCAAAAGAAAAAGGAATAAGAGGAGTAATAATTCCA
This window encodes:
- the nusB gene encoding transcription antitermination factor NusB, which gives rise to MTRREIREEIFKLLFEKELTDNNVEKRIEETIKENKIKKEEHIEFLTSYVNDIIANEDILVEKIKEILDGWTYERLGTLEKVLLKISFYEIIIKKVGYEIAINEAVELAKKYSYDDTKEFLNGILAKLVKQNNA
- a CDS encoding MliC family protein, encoding MKALKKSMLILSVMTVIGGLGFSATAKNTRKRVVKKPVMKKVVTESYTCGADTIKVSYPTTKTARVVDGSGKVYNLRSATSASGARYTSKGGNIEFFTSGHDALFTGPSGIETSCVKK